The following are encoded in a window of Maylandia zebra isolate NMK-2024a linkage group LG5, Mzebra_GT3a, whole genome shotgun sequence genomic DNA:
- the cast gene encoding calpastatin isoform X10: MAYAAYWSSTHGKADPCTAEVKKSRQTSAFYPTAGSYYGKSQSSQTTPKPAAQVSTGKPAQFETPTSGSGMATKPGAVTTTTGGSSNVATAGKAAPKAKPEVQAEVTSTAAKGAQQAPPVDAIDELANILPSTDPFARPEPVFTGPEVKEHDITSEKGQKCGERDDTLPPNYRFKNTGGAPADAKPVDVPKPLSTDAALDSLSADFKSTGQPGPKKQEQKAHVETISASSAGPANFAPPPVKKAETPAAVPPMAAPPADKKAKMEKVSDDFSLEAGLSSSSTKAVSPAVAPADKKAKMDKTTPDVSVKAGLDTKAGTKPKTSEGDSMSLDALGALCDTLPKDAPKPEPPKLRPQDIVSEGKVKNEKGVRVGEREDTLPPDYRFKEEDLKKLPPPKPEPKMDADDALDILSGDFSTASTAPAVQAPLCSSAAPLQKSPAPPTDKKAKVEAGLSATTAKKVESAAAPPAAGPGAPSAEKKAQEHKPAAGKDAKPETDKGGSMSLDALSALGDTLPADAPKPESPKLKPKDIVSEGKVKAEKGVRVGERDDTLPPAYRFKDKDPKKLPPPKPEPKMDAADALDILSGDFSSSSAPAVQAPVVCSSAPPTQAKVEDLSALDVLSGEFVASSKASGVHAPVPPPSKKPPEKTVCPVEQPKKVDVSAQQTKPKIEKGDSISLDALSALSETLPTEAPKPESPKLRPEDIVSEGKVKKEKGVRVGEREDTLPPDYRFKEEDLKKLPAPKPEPKINTDDAMDILSGDFSSSAAPAVQAPVVCSSAPPTQASADAALKSLAGDLVASSAAPAVKSEPRIPTQTKPQLEAGADNALDALSDTLGDIKPVPQPAPGPVKDPVKEKTIAEEKLIKMGERDDTLPPEYRPTEEDRKKMEEAKKKAANIPKEKSMDDTTALEMLSSDFSDAPKPDAPVTSCAATTKLEPPALDSAPLKPMAGPVLESLSDTLLPDPVKGKSKTDKPKGKSKSKSKSKKQQAEEPSAPGQLSAQRSSDVVPTSTKKKS; encoded by the exons tCGCAGTCCAGCCAGACAACACCCAAACCGGCAGCTCAGGTCTCTACTGGAAAGCCTGCACAGTTTGAG ACGCCAACATCGGGATCTGGAATGGCTACAAAGCCTGGGGCGGTTACCACGACAACAGGAGGAAGCTCTAATGTTGCAACAGCAGGGAAAGCGGCACCTAAAGCCAAACCAGAG GTTCAGGCGGAGGTTACATCCACAGCAGCTAAAGGAGCCCAACAG GCACCTCCAGTGGATGCAATCGACGAGCTGGCCAACATACTACCATCAACTGATCCGTTCGCTCGCCCAGAGCCTGTGTTCACGGGGCCAGAGGTCAAAGAG CATGACATCACCTCTGAGAAAGGTCAGAAGTGTGGAGAAAGGGACGACACACTGCCTCCAAACTACAGATTCAAAAATACG GGTGGAGCTCCTGCAGATGCTAAACCTGTGGATGTCCCT AAACCACTGAGCACAGACGCGGCCCTTGATTCCCTTTCAGCTGATTTTAAATCAACTGGTCAGCCTGGACCCAAGAAACAAGAG CAAAAGGCACATGTTGAGACTATAAGTGCCTCTTCTGCTGGCCCTGCGAACTTTGCACCTCCTCCTGTGAAg AAAGCTGAAACTCCTGCAGCAGTTCCTCCTATGGCGGCTCCTCCAGCTGATAAAAAAGCTAAGATGGAGAAAGTCTCAGATGACTTCTCACTGGAGGCTGGACTCTCTTCTTCCAGCACG AAAGCGGTATCTCCTGCGGTTGCTCCTGCTGATAAGAAAGCCAAGATGGATAAAACCACTCCCGATGTCTCTGTCAAGGCTGGATTGGATACCAAAGCAGGCACCAAGCCCAAGACCAGTGAG GGTGACTCCATGTCTCTGGATGCTCTCGGTGCTCTGTGTGACACACTACCAAAAGATGCACCAAAACCTGAACCCCCCAAACTCAGACCTCAGGACATTGTATCG GAGGGAAAAGTGAAGAACGAGAAGGGTGTACGTGtaggagagagggaggacaCGCTTCCTCCAGATTACAGGTtcaaagaggaagacctcaaaAAACTGCCTCCTCCAAAACCCGAG CCCAAGATGGACGCTGATGATGCTCTGGACATTTTGTCTGGGGACTTCAGTACTGCTTCAACAGCTCCTGCTGTCCAGgctcctctctgctcctcagCTGCTCCTCTGCAG AAATCTCCCGCTCCTCCCACTGATAAGAAAGCCAAGGTGGAGGCTGGACTCTCAGCAACTACTGCTAAG AAAGTGGAATCAGCTGCAGCTCCTCCTGCGGCTGGGCCCGGTGCTCCTTCTGCTGAGAAGAAAGCACAAGAACACAAACCTGCTGCTGGGAAGGACGCCAAACCAGAGACCGACAAG GGTGGCTCCATGTCTCTGGATGCTCTCAGTGCTCTGGGCGACACATTACCAGCAGATGCACCAAAACCTGAATCCCCCAAACTCAAACCTAAAGATATCGTCTCT GAGGGCAAAGTGAAGGCGGAGAAGGGTGTACGTGTTGGAGAGCGAGACGACACTCTTCCACCAGCTTACAGGTTTAAAGATAAAGACCCCAAAAAACTGCCACCTCCAAAACCCGAG CCCAAGATGGACGCTGCTGATGCTCTGGACATTTTGTCTGGAGACTTCAGTTCTTCATCAGCTCCTGCTGTCCAGGCTCCTGTCGTCTGCTCCTCAGCTCCTCCTACACAG GCAAAAGTAGAGGATTTGTCAGCTCTTGATGTACTCTCTGGAGAGTTCGTGGCTTCATCTAAGGCTTCTGGAGTTCATGCACCAGTCCCTCCTCCATCAAAGAAGCCACCAGAG AAAACAGTCTGTCCCGTGGAACAACCTAAAAAAGTCGATGTAAGCGCACAACAGACAAAGCCCAAAATTGAGAAG GGTGACTCCATCTCTCTGGATGCTCTCAGTGCTCTCAGCGAAACACTGCCAACAGAAGCACCAAAGCCAGAGTCTCCAAAACTCAGACCTGAGGATATTGTCTCG GAGGGCAAAGTCAAAAAGGAGAAGGGTGTGCGTGTAGGAGAGAGGGAGGATACACTTCCTCCAGATTACAGATTTAAAGAGGAAGATCTCAAAAAACTGCCTGCCCCCAAACCTGAG CCCAAGATAAATACTGATGATGCTATGGATATTTTGTCTGGAGACTTCAGCTCTTCGGCCGCTCCTGCTGTCCAGGCTCCTGTCGTCTGCTCGTCAGCTCCTCCTACACAG GCCTCTGCAGACGCTGCTCTTAAGTCCTTGGCCGGAGACTTGGTTGCCTCCAGCGCTGCACCGGCAGTGAAGTCAGAACCTCGTATTCCTACACAAACAAAGCCACAG CTGGAAGCTGGAGCAGACAATGCCCTTGATGCTCTGTCAGACACCTTGGGGGATATCAAACCTGTTCCTCAGCCCGCCCCAGGTCCCGTTAAAGATCCCGTCAAG GAGAAAACGATTGCTGAGGAGAAGCTTATTAAAATGGGAGAGAGAGATGACACACTACCACCAGAGTATCGACCCACTGAGGAAGACCGTAAG aaaatggaagaagcaaagaaaaaagctgCCAACATCCCCAAAGAG AAGAGTATGGATGACACAACAGCCTTAGAAATGCTGTCCAGTGACTTCTCTGATGCACCCAAGCCTGATGCACCGGTCACCTCGTGTGCTGCCACAACAAAGTTGGAACCTCCTGCGCTGGACTCAGCTCCTCTGAAG CCGATGGCTGGTCCTGTTCTGGAGTCCCTGTCTGATACCCTGCTTCCAGATCCAGTAAAAGGCAAATCTAAAACAGACAAACCAAAG GGAAAGAGCAAGTCAAAGTCAAAATCTAAA aaacaACAAGCAGAGGAACCATCTGCCCCTGGCCAGCTATCAGCTCAGAGAAGCTCAGACGTTGTGCCAACTTCTACAAAGAAGAAGAGCTAG
- the cast gene encoding calpastatin isoform X11: MAYAAYWSSTHGKADPCTAEVKKSRQTSAFYPTAGSYYGKSQSSQTTPKPAAQVSTGKPAQFETPTSGSGMATKPGAVTTTTGGSSNVATAGKAAPKAKPETAPVSQAKVAPTIPPTAGTAAATSVPAPKESPKDTAKVQAEVTSTAAKGAQQGGAPADAKPVDVPKPLSTDAALDSLSADFKSTGQPGPKKQEQKAHVETISASSAGPANFAPPPVKKAETPAAVPPMAAPPADKKAKMEKVSDDFSLEAGLSSSSTKAVSPAVAPADKKAKMDKTTPDVSVKAGLDTKAGTKPKTSEGDSMSLDALGALCDTLPKDAPKPEPPKLRPQDIVSEGKVKNEKGVRVGEREDTLPPDYRFKEEDLKKLPPPKPEPKMDADDALDILSGDFSTASTAPAVQAPLCSSAAPLQKSPAPPTDKKAKVEAGLSATTAKKVESAAAPPAAGPGAPSAEKKAQEHKPAAGKDAKPETDKGGSMSLDALSALGDTLPADAPKPESPKLKPKDIVSEGKVKAEKGVRVGERDDTLPPAYRFKDKDPKKLPPPKPEPKMDAADALDILSGDFSSSSAPAVQAPVVCSSAPPTQAKVEDLSALDVLSGEFVASSKASGVHAPVPPPSKKPPEKTVCPVEQPKKVDVSAQQTKPKIEKGDSISLDALSALSETLPTEAPKPESPKLRPEDIVSEGKVKKEKGVRVGEREDTLPPDYRFKEEDLKKLPAPKPEPKINTDDAMDILSGDFSSSAAPAVQAPVVCSSAPPTQASADAALKSLAGDLVASSAAPAVKSEPRIPTQTKPQLEAGADNALDALSDTLGDIKPVPQPAPGPVKDPVKEKTIAEEKLIKMGERDDTLPPEYRPTEEDRKKMEEAKKKAANIPKEKSMDDTTALEMLSSDFSDAPKPDAPVTSCAATTKLEPPALDSAPLKPMAGPVLESLSDTLLPDPVKGKSKTDKPKGKSKSKSKSKKQQAEEPSAPGQLSAQRSSDVVPTSTKKKS; the protein is encoded by the exons tCGCAGTCCAGCCAGACAACACCCAAACCGGCAGCTCAGGTCTCTACTGGAAAGCCTGCACAGTTTGAG ACGCCAACATCGGGATCTGGAATGGCTACAAAGCCTGGGGCGGTTACCACGACAACAGGAGGAAGCTCTAATGTTGCAACAGCAGGGAAAGCGGCACCTAAAGCCAAACCAGAG ACTGCACCTGTCTCCCAAGCCAAAGTCGCACCTACAATTCCTCCCACTGCTGGCACTGCAGCAGCCACTTCTGTGCCCGCTCCTAAAGAGTCACCTAAGGACACGGCTAAG GTTCAGGCGGAGGTTACATCCACAGCAGCTAAAGGAGCCCAACAG GGTGGAGCTCCTGCAGATGCTAAACCTGTGGATGTCCCT AAACCACTGAGCACAGACGCGGCCCTTGATTCCCTTTCAGCTGATTTTAAATCAACTGGTCAGCCTGGACCCAAGAAACAAGAG CAAAAGGCACATGTTGAGACTATAAGTGCCTCTTCTGCTGGCCCTGCGAACTTTGCACCTCCTCCTGTGAAg AAAGCTGAAACTCCTGCAGCAGTTCCTCCTATGGCGGCTCCTCCAGCTGATAAAAAAGCTAAGATGGAGAAAGTCTCAGATGACTTCTCACTGGAGGCTGGACTCTCTTCTTCCAGCACG AAAGCGGTATCTCCTGCGGTTGCTCCTGCTGATAAGAAAGCCAAGATGGATAAAACCACTCCCGATGTCTCTGTCAAGGCTGGATTGGATACCAAAGCAGGCACCAAGCCCAAGACCAGTGAG GGTGACTCCATGTCTCTGGATGCTCTCGGTGCTCTGTGTGACACACTACCAAAAGATGCACCAAAACCTGAACCCCCCAAACTCAGACCTCAGGACATTGTATCG GAGGGAAAAGTGAAGAACGAGAAGGGTGTACGTGtaggagagagggaggacaCGCTTCCTCCAGATTACAGGTtcaaagaggaagacctcaaaAAACTGCCTCCTCCAAAACCCGAG CCCAAGATGGACGCTGATGATGCTCTGGACATTTTGTCTGGGGACTTCAGTACTGCTTCAACAGCTCCTGCTGTCCAGgctcctctctgctcctcagCTGCTCCTCTGCAG AAATCTCCCGCTCCTCCCACTGATAAGAAAGCCAAGGTGGAGGCTGGACTCTCAGCAACTACTGCTAAG AAAGTGGAATCAGCTGCAGCTCCTCCTGCGGCTGGGCCCGGTGCTCCTTCTGCTGAGAAGAAAGCACAAGAACACAAACCTGCTGCTGGGAAGGACGCCAAACCAGAGACCGACAAG GGTGGCTCCATGTCTCTGGATGCTCTCAGTGCTCTGGGCGACACATTACCAGCAGATGCACCAAAACCTGAATCCCCCAAACTCAAACCTAAAGATATCGTCTCT GAGGGCAAAGTGAAGGCGGAGAAGGGTGTACGTGTTGGAGAGCGAGACGACACTCTTCCACCAGCTTACAGGTTTAAAGATAAAGACCCCAAAAAACTGCCACCTCCAAAACCCGAG CCCAAGATGGACGCTGCTGATGCTCTGGACATTTTGTCTGGAGACTTCAGTTCTTCATCAGCTCCTGCTGTCCAGGCTCCTGTCGTCTGCTCCTCAGCTCCTCCTACACAG GCAAAAGTAGAGGATTTGTCAGCTCTTGATGTACTCTCTGGAGAGTTCGTGGCTTCATCTAAGGCTTCTGGAGTTCATGCACCAGTCCCTCCTCCATCAAAGAAGCCACCAGAG AAAACAGTCTGTCCCGTGGAACAACCTAAAAAAGTCGATGTAAGCGCACAACAGACAAAGCCCAAAATTGAGAAG GGTGACTCCATCTCTCTGGATGCTCTCAGTGCTCTCAGCGAAACACTGCCAACAGAAGCACCAAAGCCAGAGTCTCCAAAACTCAGACCTGAGGATATTGTCTCG GAGGGCAAAGTCAAAAAGGAGAAGGGTGTGCGTGTAGGAGAGAGGGAGGATACACTTCCTCCAGATTACAGATTTAAAGAGGAAGATCTCAAAAAACTGCCTGCCCCCAAACCTGAG CCCAAGATAAATACTGATGATGCTATGGATATTTTGTCTGGAGACTTCAGCTCTTCGGCCGCTCCTGCTGTCCAGGCTCCTGTCGTCTGCTCGTCAGCTCCTCCTACACAG GCCTCTGCAGACGCTGCTCTTAAGTCCTTGGCCGGAGACTTGGTTGCCTCCAGCGCTGCACCGGCAGTGAAGTCAGAACCTCGTATTCCTACACAAACAAAGCCACAG CTGGAAGCTGGAGCAGACAATGCCCTTGATGCTCTGTCAGACACCTTGGGGGATATCAAACCTGTTCCTCAGCCCGCCCCAGGTCCCGTTAAAGATCCCGTCAAG GAGAAAACGATTGCTGAGGAGAAGCTTATTAAAATGGGAGAGAGAGATGACACACTACCACCAGAGTATCGACCCACTGAGGAAGACCGTAAG aaaatggaagaagcaaagaaaaaagctgCCAACATCCCCAAAGAG AAGAGTATGGATGACACAACAGCCTTAGAAATGCTGTCCAGTGACTTCTCTGATGCACCCAAGCCTGATGCACCGGTCACCTCGTGTGCTGCCACAACAAAGTTGGAACCTCCTGCGCTGGACTCAGCTCCTCTGAAG CCGATGGCTGGTCCTGTTCTGGAGTCCCTGTCTGATACCCTGCTTCCAGATCCAGTAAAAGGCAAATCTAAAACAGACAAACCAAAG GGAAAGAGCAAGTCAAAGTCAAAATCTAAA aaacaACAAGCAGAGGAACCATCTGCCCCTGGCCAGCTATCAGCTCAGAGAAGCTCAGACGTTGTGCCAACTTCTACAAAGAAGAAGAGCTAG
- the cast gene encoding calpastatin isoform X9, with the protein MAYAAYWSSTHGKADPCTAEVKKSRQTSAFYPTAGSYYGKSQSSQTTPKPAAQVSTGKPAQFETPTSGSGMATKPGAVTTTTGGSSNVATAGKAAPKAKPETAPVSQAKVAPTIPPTAGTAAATSVPAPKESPKDTAKSATAATAVKADVPKVDPAKTSKPAAAGTAAAGNVSVQGKKEEAKSAQTKVQAEVTSTAAKGAQQGGAPADAKPVDVPKPLSTDAALDSLSADFKSTGQPGPKKQEQKAHVETISASSAGPANFAPPPVKKAETPAAVPPMAAPPADKKAKMEKVSDDFSLEAGLSSSSTKAVSPAVAPADKKAKMDKTTPDVSVKAGLDTKAGTKPKTSEGDSMSLDALGALCDTLPKDAPKPEPPKLRPQDIVSEGKVKNEKGVRVGEREDTLPPDYRFKEEDLKKLPPPKPEPKMDADDALDILSGDFSTASTAPAVQAPLCSSAAPLQKSPAPPTDKKAKVEAGLSATTAKKVESAAAPPAAGPGAPSAEKKAQEHKPAAGKDAKPETDKGGSMSLDALSALGDTLPADAPKPESPKLKPKDIVSEGKVKAEKGVRVGERDDTLPPAYRFKDKDPKKLPPPKPEPKMDAADALDILSGDFSSSSAPAVQAPVVCSSAPPTQAKVEDLSALDVLSGEFVASSKASGVHAPVPPPSKKPPEKTVCPVEQPKKVDVSAQQTKPKIEKGDSISLDALSALSETLPTEAPKPESPKLRPEDIVSEGKVKKEKGVRVGEREDTLPPDYRFKEEDLKKLPAPKPEPKINTDDAMDILSGDFSSSAAPAVQAPVVCSSAPPTQASADAALKSLAGDLVASSAAPAVKSEPRIPTQTKPQLEAGADNALDALSDTLGDIKPVPQPAPGPVKDPVKEKTIAEEKLIKMGERDDTLPPEYRPTEEDRKKMEEAKKKAANIPKEKSMDDTTALEMLSSDFSDAPKPDAPVTSCAATTKLEPPALDSAPLKPMAGPVLESLSDTLLPDPVKGKSKTDKPKGKSKSKSKSKKQQAEEPSAPGQLSAQRSSDVVPTSTKKKS; encoded by the exons tCGCAGTCCAGCCAGACAACACCCAAACCGGCAGCTCAGGTCTCTACTGGAAAGCCTGCACAGTTTGAG ACGCCAACATCGGGATCTGGAATGGCTACAAAGCCTGGGGCGGTTACCACGACAACAGGAGGAAGCTCTAATGTTGCAACAGCAGGGAAAGCGGCACCTAAAGCCAAACCAGAG ACTGCACCTGTCTCCCAAGCCAAAGTCGCACCTACAATTCCTCCCACTGCTGGCACTGCAGCAGCCACTTCTGTGCCCGCTCCTAAAGAGTCACCTAAGGACACGGCTAAG AGTGCCACTGCTGCCACAGCAGTCAAAGCTGATGTTCCTAAAGTTGATCCTGCTAAAACATCAAAGCCAGCTGCAGCAGGCACAGCTGCGGCTGGAAATGTGTCTGTGCAAGGCAAAAAGGAAGAAGCTAAATCAGCGCAAACAAAG GTTCAGGCGGAGGTTACATCCACAGCAGCTAAAGGAGCCCAACAG GGTGGAGCTCCTGCAGATGCTAAACCTGTGGATGTCCCT AAACCACTGAGCACAGACGCGGCCCTTGATTCCCTTTCAGCTGATTTTAAATCAACTGGTCAGCCTGGACCCAAGAAACAAGAG CAAAAGGCACATGTTGAGACTATAAGTGCCTCTTCTGCTGGCCCTGCGAACTTTGCACCTCCTCCTGTGAAg AAAGCTGAAACTCCTGCAGCAGTTCCTCCTATGGCGGCTCCTCCAGCTGATAAAAAAGCTAAGATGGAGAAAGTCTCAGATGACTTCTCACTGGAGGCTGGACTCTCTTCTTCCAGCACG AAAGCGGTATCTCCTGCGGTTGCTCCTGCTGATAAGAAAGCCAAGATGGATAAAACCACTCCCGATGTCTCTGTCAAGGCTGGATTGGATACCAAAGCAGGCACCAAGCCCAAGACCAGTGAG GGTGACTCCATGTCTCTGGATGCTCTCGGTGCTCTGTGTGACACACTACCAAAAGATGCACCAAAACCTGAACCCCCCAAACTCAGACCTCAGGACATTGTATCG GAGGGAAAAGTGAAGAACGAGAAGGGTGTACGTGtaggagagagggaggacaCGCTTCCTCCAGATTACAGGTtcaaagaggaagacctcaaaAAACTGCCTCCTCCAAAACCCGAG CCCAAGATGGACGCTGATGATGCTCTGGACATTTTGTCTGGGGACTTCAGTACTGCTTCAACAGCTCCTGCTGTCCAGgctcctctctgctcctcagCTGCTCCTCTGCAG AAATCTCCCGCTCCTCCCACTGATAAGAAAGCCAAGGTGGAGGCTGGACTCTCAGCAACTACTGCTAAG AAAGTGGAATCAGCTGCAGCTCCTCCTGCGGCTGGGCCCGGTGCTCCTTCTGCTGAGAAGAAAGCACAAGAACACAAACCTGCTGCTGGGAAGGACGCCAAACCAGAGACCGACAAG GGTGGCTCCATGTCTCTGGATGCTCTCAGTGCTCTGGGCGACACATTACCAGCAGATGCACCAAAACCTGAATCCCCCAAACTCAAACCTAAAGATATCGTCTCT GAGGGCAAAGTGAAGGCGGAGAAGGGTGTACGTGTTGGAGAGCGAGACGACACTCTTCCACCAGCTTACAGGTTTAAAGATAAAGACCCCAAAAAACTGCCACCTCCAAAACCCGAG CCCAAGATGGACGCTGCTGATGCTCTGGACATTTTGTCTGGAGACTTCAGTTCTTCATCAGCTCCTGCTGTCCAGGCTCCTGTCGTCTGCTCCTCAGCTCCTCCTACACAG GCAAAAGTAGAGGATTTGTCAGCTCTTGATGTACTCTCTGGAGAGTTCGTGGCTTCATCTAAGGCTTCTGGAGTTCATGCACCAGTCCCTCCTCCATCAAAGAAGCCACCAGAG AAAACAGTCTGTCCCGTGGAACAACCTAAAAAAGTCGATGTAAGCGCACAACAGACAAAGCCCAAAATTGAGAAG GGTGACTCCATCTCTCTGGATGCTCTCAGTGCTCTCAGCGAAACACTGCCAACAGAAGCACCAAAGCCAGAGTCTCCAAAACTCAGACCTGAGGATATTGTCTCG GAGGGCAAAGTCAAAAAGGAGAAGGGTGTGCGTGTAGGAGAGAGGGAGGATACACTTCCTCCAGATTACAGATTTAAAGAGGAAGATCTCAAAAAACTGCCTGCCCCCAAACCTGAG CCCAAGATAAATACTGATGATGCTATGGATATTTTGTCTGGAGACTTCAGCTCTTCGGCCGCTCCTGCTGTCCAGGCTCCTGTCGTCTGCTCGTCAGCTCCTCCTACACAG GCCTCTGCAGACGCTGCTCTTAAGTCCTTGGCCGGAGACTTGGTTGCCTCCAGCGCTGCACCGGCAGTGAAGTCAGAACCTCGTATTCCTACACAAACAAAGCCACAG CTGGAAGCTGGAGCAGACAATGCCCTTGATGCTCTGTCAGACACCTTGGGGGATATCAAACCTGTTCCTCAGCCCGCCCCAGGTCCCGTTAAAGATCCCGTCAAG GAGAAAACGATTGCTGAGGAGAAGCTTATTAAAATGGGAGAGAGAGATGACACACTACCACCAGAGTATCGACCCACTGAGGAAGACCGTAAG aaaatggaagaagcaaagaaaaaagctgCCAACATCCCCAAAGAG AAGAGTATGGATGACACAACAGCCTTAGAAATGCTGTCCAGTGACTTCTCTGATGCACCCAAGCCTGATGCACCGGTCACCTCGTGTGCTGCCACAACAAAGTTGGAACCTCCTGCGCTGGACTCAGCTCCTCTGAAG CCGATGGCTGGTCCTGTTCTGGAGTCCCTGTCTGATACCCTGCTTCCAGATCCAGTAAAAGGCAAATCTAAAACAGACAAACCAAAG GGAAAGAGCAAGTCAAAGTCAAAATCTAAA aaacaACAAGCAGAGGAACCATCTGCCCCTGGCCAGCTATCAGCTCAGAGAAGCTCAGACGTTGTGCCAACTTCTACAAAGAAGAAGAGCTAG